The following are encoded in a window of Impatiens glandulifera chromosome 5, dImpGla2.1, whole genome shotgun sequence genomic DNA:
- the LOC124938488 gene encoding monosaccharide-sensing protein 2-like: MRGAVLVAVAAAIGNMLQGWDNATIAGSLLYIKKEFNLQSEPTIEGLIVAMSLIGATIITTFSGPVSDSYGRRPMLIMSSILYFISGLVMLWAPNVYTLLLARLLDGFGIGLSVTLVPVYISETAPPEIRGLLNTLPQFTGCSGMFLSYCMVFMMSLTDAPNWRLMLGVLFIPSLLYFVLTIFFLPESPRWLVSKGRMEDAKKVLQRLRGMEDVSGEMALLVEGLGVGGETSIEEYIISPTDELNDNQDNVTEKDQIKLYGSEDGHSWVARPAPGQSSLAIASRQGSILQRGSSLIDPVVTLFGSVHEKLPGTGSMIFPTFGSMFNVAIPDRNDQLDEENPIENQNSDDVDSESDDNNLRYPLLSNHETTNADKETIQTRHGSSLLLMGNSGETASGMDIGGGWQMAYIKSEERKKDGVKRIYLHQENGPVSRRGSLFSLAGGEISTEGETIHHTSALVSQSVLRLDNNVTQGVEMVRPPEAVIKTSTWVALCEPGVKHALVVGVGLQILQQFSGINGVMYYTPQILEQAGVGVLLSNLGLSSESSSLLISALTTLLMLPSIGIAMRLVDVAGRRWLLLSTIPVLLISLMVLVFGSLVDLGSVLHAIFSTVSVVVYFCFFVMGFGPIPNILCSEIFPTRVRGICIAICALTFWICDIIVTYSLPVLLNSIGLGGVFGMYAIVCTIAWFFIFLKVPETKGMPLEVITEFFALGAKQNSDDID, encoded by the exons ATGAGAGGGGCTGTTCTTGTGGCCGTTGCCGCTGCCATTGGCAACATGTTGCAAGGATGGGATAATGCCACCATTGCAG GGTCTTTGCTCTATATCAAGAAGGAATTCAATTTGCAAAGTGAACCAACAATAGAAGGGCTAATAGTAGCCATGTCCCTGATCGGGGCCACGATCATCACAACATTCTCAGGGCCGGTTTCAGATTCATATGGGCGTCGTCCAATGCTTATCATGTCATCAATTCTTTATTTCATTTCTGGTCTTGTAATGCTATGGGCTCCCAATGTCTATACACTTCTTCTGGCAAGATTACTTGATGGATTTGGGATTGGTCTATCGGTTACTCTTGTCCCTGTTTATATATCCGAGACTGCTCCTCCTGAAATAAGAGGACTGTTGAATACACTCCCACAGTTCACAGGTTGTTCTGGTATGTTCTTGTCATACTGTATGGTGTTCATGATGTCTCTCACGGATGCACCCAACTGGAGGTTGATGCTTGGTGTTCTTTTTATTCCTTCacttctttattttgttttgacaATTTTCTTCCTGCCCGAGTCTCCACGATGGTTAGTTAGTAAAGGTCGGATGGAAGATGCTAAGAAGGTTTTACAGAGACTAAGGGGCATGGAGGACGTTTcag GTGAAATGGCTTTGCTGGTGGAAGGGCTCGGTGTTGGAGGCGAAACCTCGATAGAAGAATACATTATTTCTCCAACAGATGAACTTAACGACAATCAAGACAATGTTACAGAAAAAGATCAAATTAAACTATACGGTTCTGAAGATGGCCATTCATGGGTAGCCAGACCGGCACCTGGCCAAAGCAGCCTAGCCATAGCATCACGTCAAGGAAGTATTCTTCAGAGAGGCAGTTCACTTATCGATCCAGTTGTGACTCTTTTCGGAAGTGTTCACGAGAAGTTACCAGGAACCGGAAGTATGATATTCCCCACTTTCGGCAGCATGTTTAACGTCGCTATTCCTGATCGAAACGATCAGTTAGACGAGGAGAATCCAATAGAAAACCAGAATTCTGACGACGTGGATTCAGAATCGGACGATAACAATCTGCGTTACCCTTTGCTTTCCAATCACGAGACAACAAATGCCGATAAGGAAACGATCCAAACTAGACACGGGAGTAGCCTTTTGCTGATGGGTAACTCCGGAGAGACTGCTAGTGGAATGGATATCGGAGGAGGGTGGCAAATGGCTTATATAAAATcagaagagaggaagaaagacgGAGTCAAGAGGATTTACTTGCACCAAGAGAATGGCCCTGTTTCTCGTCGTGGGTCTCTGTTTTCACTGGCGGGTGGGGAAATATCCACTGAAGGTGAAACTATTCATCATACTTCTGCTTTAGTGAGTCAATCGGTTCTTCGTCTTGATAATAATGTAACCCAAGGAGTTGAGATGGTTCGACCGCCTGAAGCGGTTATCAAAACATCAACTTGGGTTGCTCTTTGTGAACCTGGTGTCAAGCATGCTTTAGTTGTTGGTGTTGGACTCCAAATCCTTCAACAG TTTTCTGGAATAAATGGGGTTATGTATTACACTCCTCAAATTCTTGAGCAAGCTGGAGTTGGTGTACTTCTATCCAATTTGGGATTAAGTTCAGAATCGTCGTCTTTACTTATAAGCGCCCTCACAACTTTGTTGATGCTTCCAAGTATAGGCATTGCGATGAGACTCGTAGATGTAGCTGGAAGAAG gTGGCTATTGTTGTCTACTATACCAGTATTATTAATTTCACTTATGGTACTAGTTTTCGGGAGTTTAGTTGATCTGGGATCTGTTTTACACGCGATTTTCTCAACCGTAAGCGTGGTTGTCTACTTCTGTTTCTTTGTAATGGGGTTCGGTCCCATTCCAAACATCCTCTGTTCAGAGATATTTCCAACTCGAGTTCGTGGAATTTGCATAGCTATATGCGCCCTTACCTTTTGGATATGTGATATAATTGTAACTTATAGCTTACCGGTTCTACTCAACAGCATTGGTCTTGGAGGTGTGTTTGGAATGTATGCAATCGTTTGTACCATCGCTTGGTTTTTCATTTTCCTAAAGGTTCCAGAAACAAAGGGAATGCCTTTAGAAGTCATCACTGAATTCTTTGCCCTTGGTGCTAAGCAAAATAGCGATGATATCGATTGA
- the LOC124940466 gene encoding eukaryotic translation initiation factor 6-2-like: MATRLQFENSCEIGVFSKLTNAYCLVAIGGSENFYSVFETDLADVIPVVKTSIGGTRIIGRLCAGNKNGLLLPHTTTDQELQHLKNSLPDQVVVQRIDERLSALGNCIACNDYVALTHPDLDKETEEMIADVLGVEVFRQTIAGNILVGSYCTFTNKGGLVHPHTSIEDLDELSTLLQVPLVAGTVNRGSEVVAAGLTANDWMAFCGSDTTATELSVIESVFKLREAQPSTIVDEMRKSLIDTYV, encoded by the exons ATGGCGACTA GACTTCAATTTGAGAATTCATGTGAAATTGGTGTTTTTTCAAAGCTGACAAATGCGTATTGCCTTGTTGCAATTGGTGGTTCAGAAAATTTCTACAG TGTGTTTGAGACCGATTTGGCAGATGTTATTCCTGTGGTTAAGACTTCTATTGGTGGTACTAGGATTATTGGACGGTTATGTGCTG GAAACAAAAATGGGCTTCTTTTGCCTCATACCACCACAGACCAAG AACTTCAACACCTGAAGAACAGTTTACCTGATCAAGTTGTGGTGCAACGGATAGACGAGAGGCTTTCTGCTCTCGGAAATTGCATAGCATGCAATGATTATGTTGCTCTTACACACCCTGATCTTGACAAG GAAACGGAGGAGATGATTGCTGATGTTCTTGGGGTTGAAGTTTTTAGGCAGACTATTGCTGGCAATATTCTTGTTGGAAGTTACTGTACCTTCACAAACAAGGGCGGCTTG GTTCATCCACATACATCTATTGAAGATTTGGATGAGTTGTCAACCCTCCTCCAAGTTCCTTTGGTGGCTGGGACTGTGAACCGGGGAAGTGAAGTTGTAGCAGCTGGATTGACTGCTAATGACTGGATGGCCTTCTGTGGGTCAGACACAACTGCTACTGAACTTTCTGTTATAGAGAGTGTCTTCAAGTTGAGAGAAGCCCAGCCAAGCACCATTGTTGACGAGATGAGGAAATCACTCATCGATACTTACGTCTGA
- the LOC124938812 gene encoding plant intracellular Ras-group-related LRR protein 4-like isoform X1 has product MDYLFLKSTNEVVQEIMRIHRSLPPRPGIEEVEAAKTLIRNVDNEDQARLESISKQKKGVEIAEELFMILLELQKNWVYFQSREQKRDAIKVLDFENAHQLFDEMIQRASNCISPESASDSSTSLVSSNRLSLTNSASFSAGSINSPAAITISNSALFYENAPPRKVELVSRDDTYLKPSKPSFYGSKIQPADVPPPQIVDSSLRATSFSGQDGEKLSLIKLASLIEVSSKKGIRELNLQNKLMDQIEWLPDSVGKLSSLITFNLSENRLLVLPATIGGLLSLKKLDLHSNRISELPGSFFDLINLISLDLRGNQLSSLPQTIGRLVNLEELDLSSNRISSLPETIGALTNLKILNIETNNIEEIPHAIGQCLSLKELLADYNRLKALPEAVGRIGSLEILSVRYNNVRQLPTTMSSLSSLKELNVSFNELESVPESLCFATTLVKINVSNNFADLRSLPRSIGNLEMLEDLDVSNNQIRFLPESFRMLSQLRRLNVEGNPLELPPMEIAGKGAQAVVQYMAELVAKRDEKPQLVKKKVSWFQRCFFSSKSSDKRKYNGGDIVKA; this is encoded by the exons ATGGATTATCTCTTTCTCAAATCCACTAACGAAGTGGTGCAAGAAATTATGAGAATTCACAGATCTCTACCTCCGAGACCCGGGATTGAAGAGGTGGAGGCGGCTAAAACTTTGATCCGTAATGTTGACAACGAAGATCAAGCGAGGCTTGAATCTATCTCGAAGCAGAAGAAGGGTGTTGAGATTGCAGAAGAGCTTTTCATGATTTTACTGGAGTTGCAAAAGAATTGGGTGTATTTTCAGAGTAGAGAGCAAAAAAGAGATGCAATAAAAGTACTCGACTTTGAGAATGCACACCAACTGTTCGACGAAATGATTCAGAGAGCATCTAATTGTATTTCTCCTGAATCTGCTTCGGATTCTTCTACATCATTGGTTTCTTCTAATCGTTTGTCCTTGACAAATTCTGCTTCCTTCTCTGCCGGTAGCATCAATTCACCGGCTGCAATAACTATCTCCAATTCAGCCTTGTTCTATGAAAACGCACCTCCCAGAAAGGTTGAATTAGTAAGCAGAGACGATACCTATTTGAAGCCAAGCAAACCCTCATTTTATGGTAGTAAAATCCAGCCTGCCGACGTTCCCCCACCTCAGATTGTCGACTCTTCTCTAAGAGCAACGAGCTTCTCAG GCCAAGATGGTGAAAAGTTGAGCTTAATCAAGTTAGCTAGTTTGATTGAGGTGTCCTCCAAGAAGGGTATTCGAGAACTCAACCTTCAGAACAAACTGATGGACCAAATCGAGTGGCTGCCTGATTCGGTTGGAAAACTATCGAGTTTAATCACATTTAATCTGTCTGAGAATCGGCTCCTGGTTTTACCTGCCACAATAGGTGGCCTCTTATCGCTCAAGAAATTGGATCTACATTCAAACAGGATCAGCGAGCTTCCAGGATCATTTTTTGATCTCATTAACCTTATATCTCTTGACCTGAGAGGAAACCAGTTATCGTCACTTCCTCAGACAATTGGAAGATTGGTTAACCTTGAGGAGCTAGATTTAAGCTCCAATAGAATCTCTTCCCTTCCCGAAACAATCGGAGCTCTAACAAATTTGAAGATACTAAATATCGAGACAAATAACATTGAAGAAATCCCACATGCCATTGGCCAGTGTTTGTCGTTAAAGGAGCTTCTCGCGGACTATAACCGTCTTAAAGCACTTCCGGAAGCAGTTGGGCGAATCGGGTCTCTCGAGATTCTTTCGGTTCGTTATAACAACGTAAGACAACTACCAACCACAATGTCGTCATTATCGAGCCTGAAAGAGCTTAACGTGAGCTTCAACGAGCTCGAGTCTGTACCAGAGAGCTTGTGTTTTGCCACGACACTAGTGAAGATAAACGTAAGCAATAACTTTGCTGATTTACGATCACTGCCACGATCAATCGGGAATCTCGAGATGCTGGAAGATTTGGATGTGAGTAATAACCAGATAAGGTTTCTTCCTGAATCGTTTAGAATGTTGTCTCAATTACGGAGGCTGAATGTGGAAGGCAATCCTTTGGAACTTCCACCTATGGAGATTGCGGGAAAAGGTGCGCAG GCTGTTGTTCAGTATATGGCTGAGCTTGTGGCCAAAAGAGACGAGAAGCCACAGTTGGTTAAGAAGAAGGTGTCGTGGTTTCAGAGATGTTTCTTCTCTTCGAAGTCCTCTGACAAGAGAAAATATAATGGAGGGGACATTGTTAAAGCATGA
- the LOC124938812 gene encoding plant intracellular Ras-group-related LRR protein 4-like isoform X2, whose translation MDYLFLKSTNEVVQEIMRIHRSLPPRPGIEEVEAAKTLIRNVDNEDQARLESISKQKKGVEIAEELFMILLELQKNWVYFQSREQKRDAIKVLDFENAHQLFDEMIQRASNCISPESASDSSTSLVSSNRLSLTNSASFSAGSINSPAAITISNSALFYENAPPRKVELVSRDDTYLKPSKPSFYGSKIQPADVPPPQIVDSSLRATSFSGQDGEKLSLIKLASLIEVSSKKGIRELNLQNKLMDQIEWLPDSVGKLSSLITFNLSENRLLVLPATIGGLLSLKKLDLHSNRISELPGSFFDLINLISLDLRGNQLSSLPQTIGRLVNLEELDLSSNRISSLPETIGALTNLKILNIETNNIEEIPHAIGQCLSLKELLADYNRLKALPEAVGRIGSLEILSVRYNNVRQLPTTMSSLSSLKELNVSFNELESVPESLCFATTLVKINVSNNFADLRSLPRSIGNLEMLEDLDVSNNQIRFLPESFRMLSQLRRLNVEGNPLELPPMEIAGKGCCSVYG comes from the exons ATGGATTATCTCTTTCTCAAATCCACTAACGAAGTGGTGCAAGAAATTATGAGAATTCACAGATCTCTACCTCCGAGACCCGGGATTGAAGAGGTGGAGGCGGCTAAAACTTTGATCCGTAATGTTGACAACGAAGATCAAGCGAGGCTTGAATCTATCTCGAAGCAGAAGAAGGGTGTTGAGATTGCAGAAGAGCTTTTCATGATTTTACTGGAGTTGCAAAAGAATTGGGTGTATTTTCAGAGTAGAGAGCAAAAAAGAGATGCAATAAAAGTACTCGACTTTGAGAATGCACACCAACTGTTCGACGAAATGATTCAGAGAGCATCTAATTGTATTTCTCCTGAATCTGCTTCGGATTCTTCTACATCATTGGTTTCTTCTAATCGTTTGTCCTTGACAAATTCTGCTTCCTTCTCTGCCGGTAGCATCAATTCACCGGCTGCAATAACTATCTCCAATTCAGCCTTGTTCTATGAAAACGCACCTCCCAGAAAGGTTGAATTAGTAAGCAGAGACGATACCTATTTGAAGCCAAGCAAACCCTCATTTTATGGTAGTAAAATCCAGCCTGCCGACGTTCCCCCACCTCAGATTGTCGACTCTTCTCTAAGAGCAACGAGCTTCTCAG GCCAAGATGGTGAAAAGTTGAGCTTAATCAAGTTAGCTAGTTTGATTGAGGTGTCCTCCAAGAAGGGTATTCGAGAACTCAACCTTCAGAACAAACTGATGGACCAAATCGAGTGGCTGCCTGATTCGGTTGGAAAACTATCGAGTTTAATCACATTTAATCTGTCTGAGAATCGGCTCCTGGTTTTACCTGCCACAATAGGTGGCCTCTTATCGCTCAAGAAATTGGATCTACATTCAAACAGGATCAGCGAGCTTCCAGGATCATTTTTTGATCTCATTAACCTTATATCTCTTGACCTGAGAGGAAACCAGTTATCGTCACTTCCTCAGACAATTGGAAGATTGGTTAACCTTGAGGAGCTAGATTTAAGCTCCAATAGAATCTCTTCCCTTCCCGAAACAATCGGAGCTCTAACAAATTTGAAGATACTAAATATCGAGACAAATAACATTGAAGAAATCCCACATGCCATTGGCCAGTGTTTGTCGTTAAAGGAGCTTCTCGCGGACTATAACCGTCTTAAAGCACTTCCGGAAGCAGTTGGGCGAATCGGGTCTCTCGAGATTCTTTCGGTTCGTTATAACAACGTAAGACAACTACCAACCACAATGTCGTCATTATCGAGCCTGAAAGAGCTTAACGTGAGCTTCAACGAGCTCGAGTCTGTACCAGAGAGCTTGTGTTTTGCCACGACACTAGTGAAGATAAACGTAAGCAATAACTTTGCTGATTTACGATCACTGCCACGATCAATCGGGAATCTCGAGATGCTGGAAGATTTGGATGTGAGTAATAACCAGATAAGGTTTCTTCCTGAATCGTTTAGAATGTTGTCTCAATTACGGAGGCTGAATGTGGAAGGCAATCCTTTGGAACTTCCACCTATGGAGATTGCGGGAAAAG GCTGTTGTTCAGTATATGGCTGA